The following is a genomic window from Rhododendron vialii isolate Sample 1 chromosome 9a, ASM3025357v1.
tcgatccaatcatataacttttcattatccgaaaatctaaataaaaagttagatggttggatgaagcacttataggtattggattgagcttattttttatggagaccctttaaaaaatattttacatttaatgaacagctcggatgatttgtgtgggacccgcggtgggccccacaacgaaatctgtgcacaaattgctgtgtgtgtagcagaaCTCTTTTCAATTGGAATACagttttttgtgtttcttggCTGAATATATATAAtgacaaaataaaaactatCTTGTTGGATAATTCTTGTCTTAAATAACAAGAGAGAAAAACACGGTAGTGACTCTTCTGCGGAGTGATTTCTGCACCCCGCTTTTTATTAACCACAATAATTATTCAAATGTCCTTAAACTttgtacaaaaattatttcattttgaaaggTTATTTTGGTAACTTTGCACactaaaaaacataaaagaagaCTGTGATTGGTAAAAATGAGAGTGCAGAAATCACTCCCattcttctatttctttttttatgatcACATTTACTGTGCCTAAATTATTGCAAAAATGTAATTTATCGCACAAAACTTGCCAACAAATTAATACCCTCAAAAGCAAAATAAGTGAAAAAGGCATTGAAGCCATCACCCACCTTTGTTATGATGAAAAGTATGTTCAATCAACATCTCCAAAGAAACAGACTATCCAAAAAACAATCAGAAGCAAAATCACAATCTATTATACACGATTTAACCCATCTTCATGTATTTCACGTTTTTATATGCAATTATTCCatgttttcaaattcaatttggAAATAAATTTTGTTCTTGTATACTTTTGGGCTAACAGGATAGGCTTGATGGGTCAATTTCATCGTGTTCAACGTAGTGAAACCCAAGCTTCttgctattttgttttttccagAATTTGCCCCACTaggaaaaataattacttattttttgaattaaagatgaatgtattgtgagagaataacttgtctcgtaaaacgaaaaataacctttgcggaacggagcctaaggtgcttcaaaaaaattttgctAAGCGGAAGGGTGGAAAAGGGGGTGACCAGGTATAGCAACTCTTCTTTGGGCGTGAGCATAAAGACTCCAAACCCGTAACGAAAGCTCTAGAGGAGACCTGAAACCCATAGGTGCACACCGTCCCAACCTTGGAGCGATAGGCGAAAACTTAAACTGATGTGAGTACTTGGAGTACTCGAATTTTAGAAGGTTTTTAATCTTGAATTTCTAGAGCTCTAAATGAAACCATgaagcaaatttttttgttttatttccttCTTACCATTTGTTCTTTCTCATTGGAAAACCAGTAGAAGGAGAAGCGATTACCATTTGTTCTCTCTTTGGAAAACCAGTAAAAGGAGAAGCGATTATCTTCACTACATACGTACAACAAACACAAAAGGAACGATTGAAGTGAAAAGCCCGTACCTAAGGTTTTGATCAATATCTAGAAACAGAAAGAACATACAATCCACATCCAATTTCAAATAGAATTTTCAATCTACAGCAACATGACaaattcaaacaccaaaaaactgCAGATGTGAGGTCTCCCATAGGGTTTAGACTATTTCCAGGCCCTATCCTCCCAGTTTAGGGCTTTTGTGAGCCCTTCTTTGTGCTTGTATTGATTTACCAAAATATTCTTTTTGACAAGTTCTAAACTGGGCAGTGGAGAGAATCCAAACCTTTCTTATAAGTACCTCAATGTCTACTTTTAACCCTGATCAGTGGAGGAGGAAATCCTGCCATGAACCACACTTTGATCACAAAAACACCAGCACGGATTCTGACTTAAGACTAGCAAGCTAGAGCTCAATATGTCTATAACACGGAGGCATGGAAGAGACCGGATGAGAAACTATAATGGGCATACATTAACCTGCTAATCGACCTAACAGTTTATCTTGAAAATTCGCGGTTTGAAAATCCAAATGTTTAAATTCGAAAGAGTCAAAATGGAATTGATATGTTTAGTTTCAACTCATTTCCCAAGATCAAACGATGGAACAGAAAATATAGATTGATGTGTTTTCCAGTATGGTAAGCTCAGTAGCATTTCTTTAACTAGCTTATTAGAATAAGCTTCCCATGCGGTTACTGCAGCAGATACATGGGCCCAATTGAAGGGCTGTTGACTGCGCTCGTTACCCATTGCACTGCTGAAAAGTTTATCTGGTACTCGTTCATCCTTTAGAAACACATGTTTCAGCCGGTTAACTTCTTCCCTCTGTGAAGGGGATAATGGTACCACATTTATTCTCTTTTCATGTCCAGAAGTTTGCAACTCAGAGGCCTTCCAACAGTAGAATTGAACTGCCTGCTGGAGCACAAGAAACCAAGCAATGAGAAACTACATCACTGAAGTTCAGTTATAAGTCTGATTCGTCGCAGTGCATTTTTCAAAGAGATTACAAGAAATCAACTCGAGGTTACAATAGAAAAAGGGCATACCCAAGTCAAATACAGATCAAGAGAATATGCAAAATCAGATTTCAACACTATTTCCTAGATGGTACAGTACAATCGACACGAACATAGCAGATGAAATTCTCCACTAAATATGCAAAGTACTACTAACATTACTTTAAAAACCTGTTTTTAGGTGCAACAATAAAAATTAATCACCATTACAATGATGATTAATCAAATTGGTACAAGGCTAGAAAATGCTTATCAACGAGTTTTGGGGCATTTTCTAGTGTTTGAGAGAAGTTCAAGAGTTTGGTTCCTGACACCCTGTTAAACGCAACCATTATGCCGGCTGCAACCACTATTTGAAAACACGTCTCTTGCTATTGAAAGTATTTTTGGGTCTTAGAGAAGGTCGGAGAAAAACTCATGCAAGCCCCCTTTCATTGCACGGTGAACAAGCTGAGAAAGGGTTGTCACGTGCTTAAACATTATCCAGTCATACAAATCATGAAACTTAAGATACTTGCAAAAGAGTACCTGGAGAACATGTAATATATTGACAAATTCTTCATCAAATAACTCATGTTCCCTTGCTAGTCTTAATGGTGCCATCGATACTTCTGACAAGTCATTAGATGAATCTGATGCTGAGAAACAACTTATGTCTTGGAGTGAATAAAGATCATATCCATGGGCATGTATTCTAGCAAAGCAGATGTCAAATCCTGACTCATAAGTGGAAGCTGAAACAGAAGGAAACCAGTACATTCTACTTGATGCTGGCTGAGGTAGGAACGAACGAGTCTCGTGAATAGAACGAGGTAATTGTTTTTCGGATAGAAAGTAAATAAGTTTAGCATCCTCGTCGTGGGACCCATCACGACTAAACCATAGTGTTAGTGTAAGTCTCTCTCCACCAGTAATCTGTtccaaatgaagaaaaaataatgTTTCACAAATGGGGCTACTACATTCCATAattagaaatttcaaaatcccAACTTAGGTGGTTGTTCATGTGATTTGGCAATCAGGAACAAGTTATCCTCCATAATATTCTCATTTTTGCCACTAGAGATGTGATAGTTGGGATAATATTCCTGTTTTTGCCGCTAGAGATGTGATAGTTTCCCAATTTTGTGGGATGCCATTACCAGAAGAAACACAAAGTCCAGTTAAAACAGAGTACTTGAGAGTTACCTCATCAACAGAATGAATGTTTCTGCTGTCGGCTGTGTACATCACAACATCCTGCCAAGATGCAGAATGAATCAGTGAAATGAAGTCAAATAAGTACCTAAAAGGGACCCTTGTCACGGGCCCAGACAAGTTATCCATGGGCCTGCTTGGGGTTTGCTGTTGAACTTCTAAAGAGCTAAGAACTAGTGCTTGCATGTTCATATGATAATAGCCGATCCTGGATGAGCCTAAATGTGGTACTTTCAACACCCACATGGTTTTAATAACCATTCAGTATATGTCCTTACTATTGTGTTCATATGACAATGGTCTTTTTTCTTCTATATTATCTATATCTTTTAACACATCTAAAACACATCGATCCGTCATTCCTTTTTAGGAATTAACTTGCAGTTTGCTTGTGAAAACATGAAGCCTTGTTGAATAAGTAGATTTCCATTACCACTTCTTTGGAACCTAATATTCTGTCATCTTCATGTATATAAGCAAGTACTCCTATATTTGTGAATATAGTTCCCCTTTCTATGGCTTGATAGATAAAAATGCCATGTCAGTCTATGCCGCATCTGTACCCCAGATACCTATGTGGCTATGTCCATCTATCCATGCTTCAGGGTAGTTTAAGATTTACTCTTATTTAATTTCTAAAGCACGCAGACAAGTTTACAGAAAGCATTCAGACATGAGAAACAACTTACTCCGGCCATTGGCACAATAGTAGTAGGTTGCCAGTCCTGGAAGTGAAAAAGCCCGCCTTCGAAATCTTCACCATGGCTATTCAGGTAACAAACTGCCTTTAGCCCAccgaaaccaaaaaaaaaattcaggaaatcatcaacataaacagaTGATCCtgcaacaaaataaacaatgaaaCCACATTTGAATTGTGATTATAGCAATATTTTAGTTACAGTGCAATATTTTAGTTACAGTGCAATATTCTGATTGATACACATCAACCTCCAAATGCTAAATACATGATGTCAAGAACAAACCTCAAGATACACCAATTACTAGTGCATGCGAAGAAAACAAGACCTCAACAATATTTAGACAATCATTTTTATGACATACAAAGAAAATAAGATCTCGAtaatcttcttctttatttACATTTTCCCTTCTCAGTACCTCAGAATTACagagttttttttgtgtgccccAATATTATATACAGAGTTGCAATACATCTTTATTGACAGTTAATTCAGTAAGAGAACTTCAAGTAAGGTGACAATTAATTTATCATTTCCAACTTTTAACACTCATCAAGCATGCCTTGCTACTAACTCAAAAATCAAAAGCACAGATAAAAAGCTGTCGTATAGATGACACAACTGGGAAAAAAAGATAGAATGTCACTGAATATTAAGGTGCAAAATATGTTCAATAGGCCCATAATCACCGCGAAGTCCCGTTGCTTCAGATAAGGTCTGTTATCATCACTGTGCCAGCCAATGCTTGCTCCTGTACTCCAGCTGATTTACAATATAATGTAAGATTAGAATACCAGAGTATAAAAGGGTAGATGTTGTACAAAAAGAGCTCCCCTACCAAGCATGAGCACAAAAATCTATCTTCAATCATTGTAAACATATTCACAAGATGAAAACACAATGAAAGACAACTGAATGGATGCTATCAAGATACAGCATAGGCTTGTTTTGGCTTAACTAGATAAGTGACTTATTGGCTTTTTCAGCCATaagtcattttcccaaaaagttTCCAGGTTTGGCTTACGTAGATACTTATTGCTTTTTATATTTCCCTCCAAAATGTGTATTGGTCAAATTCCGAATATACCCTTTGTCAAAATTACACACTAAGCTCATACATATTACCAAATTCCAACAAGCAAATAAGAAAAATCACGGAGACAATCTACTTTTAATAGCACCAATTTTTCAATAACATCTTAAACCACAACATAATCCCATACAACAAAGAAATACTCATAACTTATATCGTCTTCTCGACAAAGCACACAACACCTGTTTTTCACTCCAAATGCTCCACAAGCCCTGAAATGCAACAAATATGTATCAAAACTCCAACTAACGCATTTAAAGAACACAACAAGCCCAAGTTAGGGAGCATAAATAAGcgtatttacgcacctatcacatcccccaacttaAACTTTACTAGTCACTCGCAAAGAAAAGAATTGAACAACTAATGAAAGCGAGAGAAAGGATAGATCTTTTAGCTTCCCGGctctgttctaaatggcggccgccgaggccgcctaggcgccgcctaggcgcttggaggtaccctgccgccacgccaataccccttggcgtttgatttggcgcccagggaggtttggcggtgtttggcggccgcctaggcggccttggcggtcttggcgatttggcgcccaggaaggtttggcggtgtttggcggccgcctaggcagccttggcggtcttggcggaccttggcggcatcatcgacgtctttggaggcctttggcggccttaaatgtatagtattaaactaatgtagatcaagttttggaagggtatggaggagaagagttaaagaaaggagatgaacttttaacttggcattagggatctccgatctcgtttatttctacttattgtcttattcaacttatttgctagttgctactacttaatttcatttgggtttgtacattaaactttgcattatggttatgtagaactttgaacttgtattatggatacatagaatatagtttgattggataatggtttgttaaaaaaaaaaaaaaaaacgccaaattgcttggcggccgcctaggcggcttggcgcttggaggtgggtctccgccctactagcgccaagcgccatttagaacattgcttcCCGGGAAGACGaatgaagtctcgtgagggttgtCAGCAATGAACACCCACAAACACTGTAAATCCTTCCACATGGAACTCACAACCTGCAAGAAACTCATTGGTTTCTCAAGCCGAGACACAGTCATTACGAAGATATAATGGTAATACAAGTGCAAAATAGTCATTACAAAGATATAACGGTAATACCAGTGAAACTGCTATCAAGACATGCACATAAGCCATGGCACCTACTTTAGCGTGTGTGGATACGGGCCTAAGTCACAGTGAAGTGCCATTAAAGAGTTCTCTTCAGACCGAGCCTCAACTTCAATTTCTTATCGTGTCATGAActaaacaaatgaaatcacttcaaacaaggtgcatattatgAACTCTCGCATGTGCGGTTGGAAGTTATGAAGAAAGATACTCCCCACACAATGACACACAAAGAAAGCTCTTTAAAGTACACACAAGATCCcatgcagtgttctaaaacaaggaattaatcggcgattaattgccgattaatcaCTGGCGGGGACTataatcgccgattactaattaatgtGCACCAATTAATCACTCAAATGTGGCCGACCGCccaactagcgcctagcgacttttaacATTGATCCCATGAACAATACCAAGCATTGGAAATCATCTTCCTTTCCATCAATCCACACCCCAtc
Proteins encoded in this region:
- the LOC131300789 gene encoding uncharacterized protein LOC131300789 isoform X1, translating into MANPEHPRLIIHDFLSLDLCKELEFIHKSCGTVGYRPNVFSTTLSHLIATNCGHLIMPFVPIRERLKEKAEEFFGCEFELFVEFTGLIRACGAFGVKNSWSTGASIGWHSDDNRPYLKQRDFAAVCYLNSHGEDFEGGLFHFQDWQPTTIVPMAGDVVMYTADSRNIHSVDEITGGERLTLTLWFSRDGSHDEDAKLIYFLSEKQLPRSIHETRSFLPQPASSRMYWFPSVSASTYESGFDICFARIHAHGYDLYSLQDISCFSASDSSNDLSEVSMAPLRLAREHELFDEEFVNILHVLQAVQFYCWKASELQTSGHEKRINVVPLSPSQREEVNRLKHVFLKDERVPDKLFSSAMGNERSQQPFNWAHVSAAVTAWEAYSNKLVKEMLLSLPYWKTHQSIFSVPSFDLGK
- the LOC131300789 gene encoding uncharacterized protein LOC131300789 isoform X2 translates to MANPEHPRLIIHDFLSLDLCKELEFIHKSCGTVGYRPNVFSTTLSHLIATNCGHLIMPFVPIRERLKEKAEEFFGCEFELFVEFTGLISWSTGASIGWHSDDNRPYLKQRDFAAVCYLNSHGEDFEGGLFHFQDWQPTTIVPMAGDVVMYTADSRNIHSVDEITGGERLTLTLWFSRDGSHDEDAKLIYFLSEKQLPRSIHETRSFLPQPASSRMYWFPSVSASTYESGFDICFARIHAHGYDLYSLQDISCFSASDSSNDLSEVSMAPLRLAREHELFDEEFVNILHVLQAVQFYCWKASELQTSGHEKRINVVPLSPSQREEVNRLKHVFLKDERVPDKLFSSAMGNERSQQPFNWAHVSAAVTAWEAYSNKLVKEMLLSLPYWKTHQSIFSVPSFDLGK
- the LOC131300789 gene encoding uncharacterized protein LOC131300789 isoform X7, with translation MANPEHPRLIIHDFLSLDLCKELEFIHKSCGTVGYRPNVFSTTLSHLIATNCGHLIMPFVPIRERLKEKAEEFFGCEFELFVEFTGLIRACGAFGVKNSWSTGASIGWHSDDNRPYLKQRDFADVVMYTADSRNIHSVDEAVQFYCWKASELQTSGHEKRINVVPLSPSQREEVNRLKHVFLKDERVPDKLFSSAMGNERSQQPFNWAHVSAAVTAWEAYSNKLVKEMLLSLPYWKTHQSIFSVPSFDLGK
- the LOC131300789 gene encoding uncharacterized protein LOC131300789 isoform X6 encodes the protein MANPEHPRLIIHDFLSLDLCKELEFIHKSCGTVGYRPNVFSTTLSHLIATNCGHLIMPFVPIRERLKEKAEEFFGCEFELFVEFTGLIRACGAFGVKNSWSTGASIGWHSDDNRPYLKQRDFAAVCYLNSHGEDFEGGLFHFQDWQPTTIVPMAGDVVMYTADSRNIHSVDEAVQFYCWKASELQTSGHEKRINVVPLSPSQREEVNRLKHVFLKDERVPDKLFSSAMGNERSQQPFNWAHVSAAVTAWEAYSNKLVKEMLLSLPYWKTHQSIFSVPSFDLGK
- the LOC131300789 gene encoding uncharacterized protein LOC131300789 isoform X3; its protein translation is MANPEHPRLIIHDFLSLDLCKELEFIHKSCGTVGYRPNVFSTTLSHLIATNCGHLIMPFVPIRERLKEKAEEFFGCEFELFVEFTGLIRACGAFGVKNSWSTGASIGWHSDDNRPYLKQRDFADVVMYTADSRNIHSVDEITGGERLTLTLWFSRDGSHDEDAKLIYFLSEKQLPRSIHETRSFLPQPASSRMYWFPSVSASTYESGFDICFARIHAHGYDLYSLQDISCFSASDSSNDLSEVSMAPLRLAREHELFDEEFVNILHVLQAVQFYCWKASELQTSGHEKRINVVPLSPSQREEVNRLKHVFLKDERVPDKLFSSAMGNERSQQPFNWAHVSAAVTAWEAYSNKLVKEMLLSLPYWKTHQSIFSVPSFDLGK
- the LOC131300789 gene encoding uncharacterized protein LOC131300789 isoform X5, translated to MANPEHPRLIIHDFLSLDLCKELEFIHKSCGTVGYRPNVFSTTLSHLIATNCGHLIMPFVPIRERLKEKAEEFFGCEFELFVEFTGLISWSTGASIGWHSDDNRPYLKQRDFADVVMYTADSRNIHSVDEITGGERLTLTLWFSRDGSHDEDAKLIYFLSEKQLPRSIHETRSFLPQPASSRMYWFPSVSASTYESGFDICFARIHAHGYDLYSLQDISCFSASDSSNDLSEVSMAPLRLAREHELFDEEFVNILHVLQAVQFYCWKASELQTSGHEKRINVVPLSPSQREEVNRLKHVFLKDERVPDKLFSSAMGNERSQQPFNWAHVSAAVTAWEAYSNKLVKEMLLSLPYWKTHQSIFSVPSFDLGK
- the LOC131300789 gene encoding uncharacterized protein LOC131300789 isoform X4 encodes the protein MANPEHPRLIIHDFLSLDLCKELEFIHKSCGTVGYRPNVFSTTLSHLIATNCGHLIMPFVPIRERLKEKAEEFFGCEFELFVEFTGLISHGEDFEGGLFHFQDWQPTTIVPMAGDVVMYTADSRNIHSVDEITGGERLTLTLWFSRDGSHDEDAKLIYFLSEKQLPRSIHETRSFLPQPASSRMYWFPSVSASTYESGFDICFARIHAHGYDLYSLQDISCFSASDSSNDLSEVSMAPLRLAREHELFDEEFVNILHVLQAVQFYCWKASELQTSGHEKRINVVPLSPSQREEVNRLKHVFLKDERVPDKLFSSAMGNERSQQPFNWAHVSAAVTAWEAYSNKLVKEMLLSLPYWKTHQSIFSVPSFDLGK